Proteins encoded by one window of Elaeis guineensis isolate ETL-2024a chromosome 12, EG11, whole genome shotgun sequence:
- the LOC105054814 gene encoding type III polyketide synthase A-like, whose translation MADSDVNGANQSENKGYHRGSRRGKAAVLALGKAFPDHVLLQERLVEGYLRDTKCDDPVMKEKLERLCKNTTVKRRFTVMSKEILDKYPELATEGSPTIKQKLDIANAAVVEMAVEASRACMAEWKRPAGDITHIIYVSSSEIRLPGGDLYLANHLGLRSNVGRVMLYFLGCYGGVTGLRVAKDIAENNPGSRILLATSETTILGFRPPNMARPYDLVGAALFGDGAAAVVIGADPIDGVETPFMELDYAVQQFLPGTHNIIDGRISEEGINFKLGRDLPQMIEGHIEGFCRMLMAKAGLQDFNELFWAVHPGGPAILNRLESSLRLRPEKLQCSRRALMDYGNASSNTVFYVMDYMREELRREGGDEWGLVLAFGPGITFEGILVRSLQ comes from the exons ATGGCTGATTCTGATGTTAATGGTGCAAACCAGAGTGAAAACAAAGGCTACCACCGCGGCAGTAGGAGAGGTAAGGCTGCAGTATTGGCTCTCGGCAAGGCCTTCCCTGACCACGTCCTCCTCCAGGAACGACTGGTTGAGGGCTACCTCCGGGACACCAAATGCGATGACCCCGTCATGAAGGAGAAGCTCGAGCGCCTCT GTAAGAATACAACCGTGAAGAGGAGGTTCACAGTGATGTCCAAGGAGATCTTAGACAAGTACCCCGAGCTTGCAACCGAGGGCTCCCCCACCATCAAGCAGAAACTCGACATCGCCAACGCCGCTGTGGTCGAGATGGCGGTCGAAGCCAGCCGTGCATGCATGGCAGAATGGAAGCGACCGGCCGGTGACATCACCCATATCATCTACGTTTCCTCCAGTGAGATCCGGCTCCCCGGTGGCGACCTCTACCTTGCCAACCATCTCGGCCTAAGGAGCAATGTCGGCAGAGTCATGCTTTACTTCCTTGGATGCTACGGTGGTGTCACCGGCCTACGAGTAGCCAAGGACATCGCCGAGAACAACCCGGGGAGCCGCATACTTCTCGCGACATCGGAGACCACCATATTAGGCTTCCGGCCACCCAACATGGCCCGACCGTATGACTTAGTCGGCGCAGCACTCTTCGGTGACGGTGCAGCTGCGGTGGTGATCGGCGCAGATCCGATCGACGGAGTGGAGACTCCATTCATGGAACTGGACTATGCGGTGCAACAGTTCTTACCGGGGACCCATAACATTATTGATGGAAGGATTTCTGAGGAGGGGATCAACTTCAAGCTAGGAAGAGACCTCCCTCAGATGATTGAAGGCCATATTGAAGGCTTTTGTAGGATGCTCATGGCTAAGGCTGGTCTGCAGGACTTCAATGAATTATTCTGGGCAGTGCATCCCGGTGGGCCGGCGATACTGAACCGACTGGAGAGCAGCCTCAGGTTGAGGCCGGAGAAGCTCCAGTGCAGCCGGAGGGCGCTGATGGACTATGGGAATGCGAGCAGTAACACTGTTTTCTATGTCATGGACTATATGAGGGAGGAGCTCAGGAGGGAGGGTGGTGACGAGTGGGGGCTGGTCCTGGCGTTTGGGCCGGGGATCACCTTTGAAGGCATTCTGGTTAGGAGTCTGCAGTGA
- the LOC105054815 gene encoding uncharacterized protein, producing the protein MSSTASAALLLLATITAVSFSDAAPLPLLALLSLKSSLVDPTSSLQDWSYPSASATGPPTWCSWSGVTCSAAGEVTALDLSRRNLSGAISPEVRLLSPSLTHLNLSGNAFRGPLPSAIFDLRLLQTLDLSHNDFNSSFPAAVAALRQLTLLDAYSNSFTGPVPPGLAKLRLLEHLNLGGSFFQGGIPTCLGSLPRIRFLHLSGNLLTGRLPHQLGFLSKLEHLEIGYNSYEAGVPPELGGLPELRYLDISSANLSGEVPPELGNLTQLESLFLFKNRLSGRIPATFSGMGALKVLDLSDNGLSGSIPAGLSSLGNLTILSLMDNELTGEIPPGIGALPNLEALLIWNNSLTGALPQKLGSGGRLQKLDVSSNSLSGPIPPGLCTGNRLVRLILFSNRFDSDIPPGLVNCSSLWRIRIEGNRLSGPIPSGFGSLPNLTYMDLSGNNLSGAIPSDLGTAPRLEFLNVSSNPLRRPLPETIWSAPMLQILSASYCDLDGGIPNFEDGCRNLYKIEMEGNDLGGEIPSDIGQCSKLLSLRLGRNRLTGAIPADLAALPSITDVDLSWNTLTGPIPPAFDNCSTLESFNVSFNHLAGEVPSAGFVFQNLHPSSFAGNVGLCGGPVGRPCAAGLREEAPPARGSAGAAVVWIAAGAVGAGLVVLILGTRWSREREEAEGVGPRGPGPWRLTAFQRLNFTAEDVAECVAGSDRIIGVGSMGTVYRAEMPGGDIIAVKKLWGPQKEAGRTMRKKGGVAAAEVEVLGSIRHRNIVRLLGYCTNRETTLLLYEYMPNGSLEDLLHRRGGGAAAGKGGGMVTDWETRYLIAVGIAQGICYLHHDCDPVIVHRDLKPSNILLDAEMEARVADFGVAKLIQSANQTMSVIAGSYGYIAPEYAYTLQVDEKSDVYSYGVVLMEMVTGRRSVEAEYGEGNSIVEWLRARVGRGEGGGVSKVLDPTVAGCKEVREEMMLVLRLALLCTSKNPTDRPTMRDVLSMLREAIPSRKVVVVAGKQQGGGGSPTAVVQ; encoded by the exons ATGTCCTCCACCGCCTCCGCCGCCCTTCTCCTCCTTGCCACCATCACCGCGGTCTCCTTCTCTGACGCTGCGCCGCTTCCACTCCTCGCACTTCTCTCCCTTAAATCCTCTCTTGTGGATCCGACGTCCTCTCTCCAAGACTGGTCTTATCCCTCCGCCTCCGCCACCGGCCCCCCAACCTGGTGCTCCTGGAGTGGCGTCACCTGCTCCGCTGCCGGCGAGGTTACCGCCCTCGACCTCTCCCGCCGGAACCTCTCCGGCGCCATCTCCCCTGAGGTCAGGCTACTATCTCCTTCCCTCACCCACCTCAACCTCAGCGGCAACGCCTTCCGTGGCCCTCTTCCGTCGGCCATCTTCGACCTCCGCCTCCTCCAGACTCTTGACCTCAGCCACAACGACTTCAACTCCTCCTTCCCAGCCGCCGTCGCCGCCCTCCGCCAGCTCACCCTCCTCGACGCCTACAGCAATAGCTTCACCGGCCCGGTGCCTCCCGGCCTCGCCAAGCTCCGTCTCTTGGAGCACCTGAACCTCGGGGGGAGCTTCTTCCAAGGCGGTATTCCTACCTGTCTGGGCAGCTTACCGCGGATAAGATTCCTCCACCTCTCCGGGAATCTGCTCACCGGGCGGTTACCCCACCAGCTCGGCTTCCTCTCCAAGCTCGAACACCTGGAGATCGGTTACAATTCGTACGAAGCTGGCGTCCCGCCGGAGCTCGGAGGATTGCCGGAGCTCCGGTACCTGGACATCTCGTCGGCGAATCTCTCCGGGGAGGTTCCGCCTGAGCTCGGCAACCTCACCCAGCTGGAGTCGCTGTTCCTCTTCAAGAACCGGTTATCCGGCCGGATTCCGGCGACTTTTTCCGGCATGGGGGCTCTCAAGGTGCTCGACCTCTCGGATAACGGCCTTTCGGGCAGCATTCCGGCGGGGCTCTCATCGTTGGGTAATCTGACAATCCTTAGCCTCATGGACAACGAGCTCACAGGCGAGATCCCACCGGGGATCGGCGCGCTCCCGAATCTCGAGGCGCTTCTTATCTGGAACAACTCCCTCACTGGCGCGCTCCCCCAGAAGCTGGGCTCCGGCGGGCGGCTGCAGAAGCTGGACGTGTCCTCCAACTCGCTCTCCGGCCCGATCCCGCCGGGGCTCTGCACCGGGAATCGGCTAGTCCGGCTCATCCTCTTCTCGAACCGGTTCGACTCCGACATCCCGCCCGGTTTAGTAAATTGCTCCTCTCTGTGGCGGATCCGGATCGAGGGGAACCGGCTTTCCGGTCCGATCCCCTCCGGGTTTGGCTCGCTACCCAACCTCACCTACATGGACCTCAGTGGTAATAATCTCTCGGGAGCGATTCCGTCGGATCTGGGAACCGCCCCGAGGCTCGAGTTCTTGAACGTCTCCAGCAACCCCCTTCGGCGGCCACTGCCGGAGACGATCTGGAGCGCGCCGATGCTCCAGATCTTATCGGCGAGCTACTGCGATTTGGATGGCGGGATCCCAAATTTCGAGGACGGGTGTAGAAATCTCTACAAGATCGAGATGGAGGGCAACGATTTGGGCGGCGAGATCCCCTCCGACATCGGCCAGTGCTCGAAGCTCCTAAGCTTGAGGCTCGGCCGGAATAGGCTTACCGGCGCGATTCCAGCGGATCTCGCCGCGCTGCCGTCGATCACAGACGTCGATCTCTCGTGGAATACTCTAACCGGCCCGATCCCTCCGGCATTTGATAATTGCAGCACTTTGGAGAGCTTTAACGTGTCGTTCAACCATCTCGCCGGTGAGGTGCCCTCCGCCGGCTTCGTTTTCCAGAACCTCCATCCCTCCTCCTTCGCTGGGAACGTCGGCCTCTGCGGAGGGCCAGTGGGGCGGCCGTGCGCGGCGGGGTTGAGGGAGGAGGCCCCACCtgcgcggggttcggcgggggcAGCGGTCGTGTGGATCGCCGCCGGCGCTGTTGGGGCGGGGCTGGTGGTGCTGATCCTTGGGACGCGGTGGTCCCGGGAGCGGGAGGAGGCCGAGGGGGTGGGCCCGCGGGGACCGGGTCCGTGGCGGTTAACGGCGTTCCAAAGGCTAAACTTCACGGCGGAGGACGTGGCGGAGTGCGTGGCGGGGAGCGACCGGATCATCGGAGTGGGTTCCATGGGAACGGTCTACCGCGCAGAGATGCCAGGTGGCGATATCATAGCGGTTAAAAAACTGTGGGGACCGCAGAAAGAAGCAGGGAGGACGATGAGAAAGAAGGGCGGGGTGGCGGCGGCGGAGGTGGAGGTGCTGGGCTCCATCCGGCACCGGAACATCGTCCGGCTACTAGGCTACTGCACCAACCGGGAGACAACTCTACTACTCTACGAGTACATGCCCAACGGGAGCCTGGAGGACCTTCTCCACCGGAGGGGTGGCGGCGCCGCCGCCGGAAAGGGGGGTGGAATGGTGACGGATTGGGAGACAAGGTATCTGATTGCAGTGGGGATTGCGCAGGGGATATGCTACCTCCACCACGACTGCGATCCGGTGATCGTGCACCGAGACCTCAAGCCTAGCAACATACTGCTGGATGCCGAGATGGAGGCACGGGTGGCGGACTTCGGCGTCGCCAAGCTCATCCAGAGTGCCAACCAGACAATGTCGGTCATCGCCGGCTCCTACGGCTACATCGCCCCCG AGTATGCATACACACTGCAAGTAGATGAGAAGAGTGATGTATATAGCTATGGAGTGGTCCTGATGGAGATGGTGACCGGGAGGAGGTCGGTGGAGGCGGAGTACGGCGAGGGGAATAGCATTGTGGAGTGGTTGAGGGCGAGGGTggggagaggggagggaggaGGGGTGTCGAAAGTTCTGGACCCGACCGTCGCCGGATGCAAGGAGGTGAGGGAGGAGATGATGCTGGTGCTCCGGCTGGCGTTGCTTTGTACTAGCAAGAACCCCACCGACCGGCCGACGATGAGGGATGTGCTATCCATGCTACGAGAGGCGATACCTAGCCGGAAGGTGGTGGTGGTGGCTGGGAAGCAGCAGGGTGGTGGTGGTTCTCCGACTGCAGTGGTGCAGTAG